The Brachyhypopomus gauderio isolate BG-103 chromosome 1, BGAUD_0.2, whole genome shotgun sequence genome includes a window with the following:
- the LOC143475503 gene encoding paraneoplastic antigen Ma3 homolog, translated as MDIKSVQSELATELREWCQGEFLKEENALLALVPKGYEVEEIEKTLETVKALGRVRVKGRRFNTKLNRLSVLCETREEIDPTRVPSEVKSLTVEEFWPVIVAGERPVPDEPGQTPLKDLLDVSASNGSAESIIRAVGEVLSKIERPTGENSSYRRLRMFSGTLPTPVGEEALEHWLEQARLMVEESDCSSKEKRRRIMECLRGPALAVVKAVRTAEADVTPAECLDAIESAFGAAESGEDLYFEFRLLQQGKDEKLSDFLRRLEQSLTKVVSKQGIPPSRVDSARVEQLLRGAIHSDLMLIQLKIRERRQNPPKFL; from the coding sequence ATGGATATTAAGTCGGTACAGTCAGAGCTGGCTACGGAGCTCAGAGAGTGGTGTCAAGGTGAGTTTCTCAAGGAAGAAAATGCCTTACTTGCCCTGGTGCCTAAAGGCTATGAAGTTGAAGAGATAGAGAAGACTCTTGAAACTGTGAAAGCTTTGGGACGTGTGCGAGTGAAGGGAAGGAGATTTAATACTAAATTGAACAGATTGAGCGTGCTTTGTGAAACAAGAGAGGAAATTGACCCCACTAGGGTTCCCTCTGAAGTGAAAAGCCTTACAGTGGAAGAATTTTGGCCAGTCATTGTCGCAGGTGAGCGTCCTGTTCCTGATGAACCTGGCCAGACCCCATTGAAAGATCTGCTGGATGTCTCGGCGTCCAATGGCTCTGCTGAGTCCATCATTCGGGCAGTTGGTGAAGTGTTGTCAAAAATAGAGAGACCTACAGGTGAGAACAGCAGTTATCGTCGCCTAAGGATGTTCTCGGGCACCCTACCTACACCGGTTGGGGAAGAGGCATTGGAACACTGGCTCGAGCAGGCACGTTTAATGGTGGAGGAAAGCGACTGCTCAAGTAAAGAAAAGCGAAGACGCATTATGGAGTGTCTCAGAGGACCTGCACTTGCAGTAGTGAAAGCAGTGCGAACAGCTGAGGCTGATGTCACGCCTGCTGAGTGCTTGGATGCCATTGAGAGTGCATTTGGTGCAGCGGAGTCAGGTGAAGACCTCTATTTTGAGTTCAGATTGTTGCAACAAGGGAAAGATGAGAAATTATCCGACTTCTTGAGGCGACTAGAGCAGTCTCTTACCAAAGTAGTTTCTAAACAGGGTATTCCCCCCAGCCGTGTGGACAGTGCCCGAGTAGAACAACTGCTACGAGGGGCCATACATTCGGACTTGATGCTGATCCAGCTTAAGATAAGGGAGAGAAGGCAAAACCCACCCAAGTTCTTATAG